CTCTGTCTGGTGTATGAGATGCTGAGCATGGACTTCTTTAATGTTCTTCAATTAAGAAAAGgcaaaccactgtgtgtgtCTAAAATTCGACCAATTGCAAAGCAGGTAAACTATTATTTAGCAAACCTTTCTGTGATAATATTCTACAACTTGCATAAATGGATCACAGAGCATCCtacttttaatttgaaaaagtTTTAATTTTCTTCCAGCTGTTTATGGCTCTATCAGACCTCAAGAAACTTGGAATCCTGCACACCGACTTAAAACCAGACAACATCATGTTAGTGGACCAAAGAGGATTAAAAATTAAACTAATAGACTTTGGACTGGCACTTCGGACCCATGAGGCCAAGACAGGGACCATCATGCAGGCAACTGGACTGAGGTTATTTGTCCTGcagtaataatattattattaagttatcttttttttcttattttttacatataacatttttttttattttgacttgTGTTTTTAGGGCTCCAGAAATTATGCTCGGTCTCCCCTTCTCGTATCCACTTGATATTTGGGGAGTCGGCcaaatccttttgtttttattcaaaccCAAACCATCCGCAATTGCTCATCATATCAAAATGCAAGTATACTTGACAAAAATCTAT
This window of the Takifugu flavidus isolate HTHZ2018 unplaced genomic scaffold, ASM371156v2 ctg799, whole genome shotgun sequence genome carries:
- the LOC130521223 gene encoding homeodomain-interacting protein kinase 1-like — translated: MVSLHGDCLFTVSAGDVLHSRKSGFVVQEIIGEGAFGEVARCQNINTKATVAIKFIKEFKSGQREKMILERIHSSLRVNHAHFVKLLDHFHHNSRLCLVYEMLSMDFFNVLQLRKGKPLCVSKIRPIAKQLFMALSDLKKLGILHTDLKPDNIMLVDQRGLKIKLIDFGLALRTHEAKTGTIMQATGLRAPEIMLGLPFSYPLDIWGVGQILLFLFKPKPSAIAHHIKMQTPV